The Rhineura floridana isolate rRhiFlo1 chromosome 8, rRhiFlo1.hap2, whole genome shotgun sequence genome includes a region encoding these proteins:
- the RLIG1 gene encoding LOW QUALITY PROTEIN: RNA ligase 1 (The sequence of the model RefSeq protein was modified relative to this genomic sequence to represent the inferred CDS: substituted 2 bases at 2 genomic stop codons) has product MSRLGMVQQKMPCLFVTQVKAEPSAKWKRQPFKVLAMKTINQKALDANIYNAIPTEKVGGTCCYITTYKDDVKELGQPYLWARLDRKTNKQAEKRFKXSVHSADNSKAFTWIIEEDVKSVRECWIPAKQIEHCNGKPFPDENRPLXAPGWLTWKKNSKQYCWHTSVVDYEFELALIMKNHTEEPGFLEISLVPLSDLSEQTLELIGTNINANLYGLGDKKYPIHFLVPHGMFQIKNTPALNHDDLLSWFDGCKEGKIEGIVWRCIDGNLIKLHWHHLGLCWPIADLYLISQPVIVTFSGAKYDYNFEPKTLFHYVSKLEGQRLNSLRDIMGKL; this is encoded by the exons ATGAGTCGCCTAGGGATGGTGCAGCAGAAAATGCCCTGCCTGTTTGTGACTCAGGTGAAAGCGGAGCCTTCGGCCAAGTGGAAGCGCCAG CCTTTTAAAGTGTTGGCCATGAAAACAATTAATCAAAAGGCATTAGATGCAAATATATACAATGCAATCCCAACTGAAAAGGTGGGTGGAACTTGCTGCTACATAACAACATACAAAGATGATGTGAAAGAGTTGG GGCAACCATACCTATGGGCCCGGCTAGATAGAAAAACAAATAAGCAAGCTGAGAAAAGGTTTAAATGATCGGTGCACTCAGCAGACAACTCAAAAG CATTTACTTGGATTATCGAAGAAGACGTCAAGTCTGTCCGTGAATGTTGGATTCCCGCAAAGCAAATAGAACACTGCAATGGGAAGCCTTTTCCTGATGAAAatagaccattg TAAGCCCCGGGTTGGCTGACC TGGAAAAAAAACAGCAAACAATATTGTTGGCATACTTCTGTTGTTGACTATGAATTTGAGTTAGCTCTCATTATGAAGAATCACACTGAGGAACCTGGTTTTCTGGAAATCAGTCTAGTCCCCTTGTCTGATCTTTCAGAACAGACACTGGAGCTTATTGGAACAAACATTAATGCAAACCTGTATG GCTTAGGCGACAAGAAATACCCTATACACTTTCTTGTCCCACATGGAATGTTTCAAATTAAAAACACTCCTGCACTGAATCACGACGACTTATTGTCTTGGTTTGATGGATGCAAAGAGGGGAAAATTGAAGGAATTGTGTGGCGCTGTATTGATGGAAATTTAATTAAG cTCCATTGGCATCATCTTGGCTTGTGCTGGCCAATTGCAGACCTTTATTTAATTTCTCAACCAGTTATTGTCACCTTTAGTGGTGCCAAATATGACTATAACTTTGAGCCAAAGACACTTTTTCATTATGTTTCTAAGTTGGAGGGACAAAGACTTAATAGTCTCAGAGATATAATGGGTAAACTGtga